A region from the Bacillus sp. (in: firmicutes) genome encodes:
- a CDS encoding YuzD family protein yields the protein MEKVAEIVVYGAEQVCPSCVNLPSSKETYEWLEAAISRKFPNQPFTIKYVDIFQPPEDEEMKAFAIRVIEEDLFYPVVVIEGEIVGEGNPKLKTIYAKLEKYGYRAE from the coding sequence ATGGAAAAAGTAGCTGAAATTGTCGTTTATGGGGCCGAACAAGTTTGCCCTAGCTGTGTGAACTTACCTTCATCCAAAGAAACCTATGAATGGTTAGAGGCTGCCATATCACGTAAATTTCCAAATCAGCCGTTTACGATAAAGTATGTTGATATTTTTCAACCTCCAGAAGATGAAGAAATGAAAGCTTTTGCGATACGAGTGATTGAAGAAGATTTATTTTATCCCGTAGTTGTCATTGAAGGGGAAATTGTGGGAGAAGGTAATCCGAAGCTAAAGACGATATATGCCAAATTAGAAAAATACGGATATCGCGCGGAATAA
- the yutH gene encoding spore coat protein YutH — translation MTHPILEKYFSIKGAQPVHWKDGYETYIYNGFLYSIVMVTHVEQETMEELYEMSEHLVKEGDRYVATFVLSKQNKFLVTEKDQDFVLLKAPLRYAPSHVRFGRKLGKLHRMGRSIQKTITATSRMGQWKDLWSKRLQQMENVWNEMVREHPNTPFTKYFVESFPYYLGLTETAIQYLVDTEIDDKPLAQDAGTICHEHFYDDAWGKKYWIHHPFDWVFDHASRDLSEWVRGKYFRFTSTFHPDVEQFFGEYQTVNSLSSFSWRLLYARLLFPLHYFECIEEYFLVASEQKQKQLEEQLEKCLRYSTDYERFLSSFYHVARVPLRKYKIPTIKWLGKPVL, via the coding sequence ATGACCCACCCTATCTTGGAAAAGTATTTTTCCATAAAAGGAGCCCAACCTGTTCATTGGAAAGATGGGTATGAGACGTATATATATAACGGTTTTCTATATAGTATTGTGATGGTTACACATGTGGAACAAGAAACAATGGAAGAATTATACGAAATGTCGGAACACCTAGTGAAAGAAGGGGATCGTTATGTTGCCACGTTCGTATTATCAAAACAAAATAAATTTTTAGTCACTGAAAAAGATCAAGATTTCGTCTTATTGAAAGCGCCGTTGCGCTATGCTCCATCTCACGTACGTTTTGGAAGAAAATTAGGGAAGCTTCATCGCATGGGTCGTTCCATTCAAAAAACAATTACAGCCACTAGTCGTATGGGACAATGGAAAGATCTCTGGAGCAAAAGGCTACAGCAAATGGAAAACGTTTGGAACGAAATGGTGCGTGAACATCCCAATACTCCGTTTACGAAATACTTTGTCGAATCGTTTCCGTATTATTTAGGATTAACCGAAACAGCCATTCAATATTTAGTCGATACGGAAATTGATGATAAACCTCTTGCTCAAGATGCCGGCACGATATGTCACGAGCACTTTTATGATGACGCATGGGGTAAAAAGTATTGGATCCATCATCCATTTGATTGGGTATTTGACCATGCAAGTAGAGATTTGTCCGAATGGGTGAGAGGAAAGTACTTTCGGTTTACGTCTACTTTTCATCCGGATGTCGAACAGTTTTTTGGAGAATATCAAACAGTAAATTCTTTGTCGTCCTTTTCATGGCGACTATTATATGCACGTCTATTGTTTCCGCTTCATTACTTTGAATGCATTGAAGAATATTTTTTAGTGGCGTCAGAACAAAAACAAAAGCAATTAGAAGAACAATTAGAAAAATGTTTACGTTATTCAACGGATTATGAGCGCTTTTTATCATCATTTTATCATGTGGCCCGCGTCCCTTTACGAAAGTATAAGATTCCGACAATCAAGTGGCTTGGAAAGCCTGTATTATAG
- a CDS encoding D-glycerate dehydrogenase codes for MTKPYVFITRKLPDEVVEPLSTLAHIEMWPSEDEVVPRDLLLEQAAQANGLLTMLSDQIDEELFEKAPKLQVVANLAVGYDNIDVIAARKRGIIVCNTPDVLTETTADLTFALLMTTARRIVEADRYVREGHWKSWSPLLLAGTDIHHKTIGIFGMGKIGEAVAHRAKGFHMNILYHNRKRNEQAEQQLGAIYCSFEELLSESDFVVCLAPLTEQTKGMFNYDAFRRMKRSAIFINAGRGPIVVEQDLIRALEEKEIRGAGLDVFEKEPIDEHHPLLSFPTVVALPHIGSATEETRYGMMQLAVENIMAVLSGKSPKTPVK; via the coding sequence ATGACAAAACCATACGTTTTTATCACACGCAAATTACCAGATGAAGTAGTCGAACCGTTATCAACATTAGCTCATATCGAAATGTGGCCATCGGAAGACGAAGTTGTACCTAGAGACCTTTTATTAGAACAAGCCGCTCAAGCGAATGGATTGCTCACGATGCTCTCCGACCAAATCGATGAAGAGTTGTTCGAGAAAGCTCCGAAATTACAAGTGGTTGCTAATTTAGCTGTAGGATATGACAACATTGATGTCATAGCAGCACGAAAAAGAGGAATTATCGTTTGTAATACTCCGGATGTGTTGACCGAAACAACTGCTGACTTAACATTTGCTCTTCTTATGACGACTGCAAGAAGAATCGTGGAAGCGGACCGGTACGTACGAGAAGGACATTGGAAAAGTTGGTCACCGTTATTACTTGCTGGGACCGATATTCACCATAAAACGATTGGGATTTTTGGTATGGGGAAAATTGGCGAAGCGGTTGCGCATCGGGCGAAAGGTTTTCATATGAATATTCTTTATCATAACCGTAAGCGGAATGAACAAGCTGAACAACAACTTGGAGCGATCTACTGTTCCTTTGAAGAGTTATTATCGGAATCGGATTTTGTGGTTTGTCTGGCGCCACTCACGGAGCAAACGAAAGGAATGTTTAATTATGATGCGTTCCGTCGGATGAAACGTTCAGCTATTTTTATTAACGCGGGGCGTGGTCCGATTGTCGTAGAACAAGATTTAATCCGCGCGTTAGAAGAGAAAGAAATTCGTGGGGCAGGATTAGACGTGTTTGAAAAAGAACCTATTGATGAACATCATCCGTTGTTATCTTTCCCAACTGTAGTTGCCCTCCCACATATCGGAAGTGCTACAGAGGAAACTCGTTATGGTATGATGCAATTGGCCGTTGAAAATATCATGGCTGTTTTATCAGGAAAATCGCCTAAAACGCCTGTGAAATAA
- a CDS encoding NAD(P)/FAD-dependent oxidoreductase → MKHLVLLGGGYGNMRVLLRLLPNNLPEDVSITLVDKVPYHCLKTEYYALAAGTISDHHVRVPFPEHPRLTAKYAEVTGIDLENKLVHLKDEESISYDDLIIGLGCEDKYHNVPGAKEYTYSIQSIEKSRDTYQALNNLPANSVVGIVGAGLSGVELASELRESRPDLHIKLFDRGKHILSSFPDRLSTYVQDWFETHGVEVINNANVTKVEPTVLYNHDEPVKCDVIVWTAGIQPNRIVRELDVEKDPQGRVILTKYHNLPNDEHVYVVGDCASLPHAPSAQLAEGQAEQIVQVLLKRWKGEELPEELPQIKLKGVLGSLGKKHGFGLVADRAITGRVARLLKSGILWMYKYHNG, encoded by the coding sequence ATGAAACATTTAGTGCTTCTTGGTGGAGGATATGGAAATATGCGCGTTCTCCTCCGTTTATTACCAAACAATCTACCGGAAGACGTTTCCATTACACTGGTAGACAAGGTGCCGTACCATTGTTTAAAAACGGAATATTACGCACTAGCTGCTGGAACCATTTCTGATCACCATGTTCGGGTGCCTTTCCCAGAACATCCACGGTTAACCGCTAAGTATGCGGAAGTCACAGGCATCGATTTAGAAAATAAGCTCGTTCACTTAAAAGATGAAGAATCAATTTCTTATGATGATTTAATTATTGGTCTTGGCTGCGAAGATAAATATCATAACGTTCCAGGTGCCAAAGAGTACACGTATAGCATTCAATCCATTGAGAAATCCCGAGACACGTACCAAGCGTTAAATAACTTACCAGCAAATTCTGTTGTCGGAATTGTCGGTGCTGGACTAAGCGGCGTTGAATTAGCCAGCGAGTTACGGGAAAGTCGGCCGGACCTGCATATTAAATTATTTGACCGTGGAAAACACATTTTATCTTCATTCCCAGATCGCTTAAGCACGTACGTTCAAGACTGGTTTGAAACACACGGAGTAGAAGTCATTAACAACGCGAACGTAACGAAAGTTGAGCCAACCGTTTTATACAATCATGATGAGCCGGTTAAATGCGACGTCATTGTATGGACTGCAGGTATTCAACCGAACCGTATCGTTCGCGAATTGGATGTAGAAAAAGATCCTCAAGGTCGGGTCATTTTAACGAAATATCATAATTTACCTAACGATGAACATGTGTACGTTGTAGGCGACTGTGCTAGCTTACCACATGCACCAAGTGCGCAATTAGCTGAAGGTCAAGCAGAGCAAATTGTCCAAGTGTTACTTAAACGCTGGAAAGGCGAAGAGCTTCCGGAAGAACTACCGCAGATTAAATTAAAAGGTGTATTAGGCTCCCTTGGGAAAAAACACGGGTTTGGCCTTGTCGCCGACCGAGCGATTACTGGACGGGTTGCACGCCTACTAAAGTCCGGTATTCTTTGGATGTACAAATATCATAACGGATAA
- a CDS encoding NifU family protein: protein MSDQTMKEQVQEVLDKLRPFLLRDGGDCELVDVEDGVVKLRLLGACGSCPSSTITLKAGIERALLEEVPGVVEVEQVF, encoded by the coding sequence ATGTCTGATCAAACAATGAAAGAACAAGTACAAGAAGTATTAGATAAATTACGCCCATTCCTACTTCGCGACGGAGGAGACTGTGAGCTTGTTGACGTAGAAGACGGTGTCGTCAAACTTCGCCTTTTAGGTGCATGTGGTAGCTGCCCAAGCTCCACTATTACGTTAAAAGCTGGTATTGAACGCGCTCTTCTTGAAGAAGTTCCTGGCGTCGTTGAAGTAGAACAAGTATTCTAA